The following proteins are co-located in the Camelina sativa cultivar DH55 chromosome 12, Cs, whole genome shotgun sequence genome:
- the LOC104733688 gene encoding FBD-associated F-box protein At4g13985-like, whose protein sequence is MDDEDGERRVRAKRSGDKVEEVDRLRNLPDCLLNEILLKLPTKDVIKWRYVPGLDFECRDFMTSEFHDPSEFITMLGFAYRYLGFNSEPCLQKFKLTVNLYEGVFLDTAHFTHWMNAVFERKFQHLHILDRFWGMDGVEFCTLPEEEGVGILPGPRRFLTSLEYVKIVKPDSEEEEEEATEIDLELVSYFLENSAILKKLTLCLGYLRRREESVILRKLLTIPRLSTSCQVFVL, encoded by the exons ATGGATGATGAAGACGGAGAGAGACGTGTTCGTGCGAAGCGATCAGGTGATAAAGTCGAGGAAGTAGATCGGCTGAGAAACTTACCAGATTGCTTGCTTAATGAGATTCTCTTGAAACTTCCCACGAAGGATGTGATTAAGTGGAGATATGTACCTGGCTTGGACTTCGAGTGTCGTGATTTCATGACGAGTGAGTTTCATGATCCCTCTGAATTCATCACTATGTTGGGTTTCGCTTATAGGTATCTGGGTTTCAACAGTGAGCCGTGCTTACAGAAGTTTAAACTAACGGTTAATTTGTATGAGGGTGTTTTTCTTGATACTGCTCATTTCACCCATTGGATGAACGCTGTTTTTGAGAGGAAATTTCAACATCTCCATATCTTGGACAGATTTTGGGGGATGGACGGAGTG GAGTTTTGTACCCTTCCAGAGGAGGAGGGAGTTGGTATCTTACCAGGACCTCGTAGGTTTCTAACATCTCTCGAGTATGTTAAGATTGTGAAGCCGGActcagaggaggaggaggaggaggcgacAGAGATAGACCTGGAACTAGTGAGTTACTTTCTAGAGAACTCAGCAATCCTCAAGAAACTCACACTATGCTTAGGTTACTTGAGACGTAGGGAAGAATCTGTCATCCTTAGGAAACTCCTTACCATTCCAAGACTCTCTACCTCATGCCAAGTTTTCGTCCTCTGA
- the LOC104733689 gene encoding uncharacterized protein At4g04775-like, which produces MDRVMSQSSGSEANSGRRSGGPICYCGKATIVVKSWTNDNPGRRFYRCAVHGFFGWTDEEKPCGWQKISLLEARDELRHQKDEIKLLKESLKAMNEHGLSGATTTMHTGLVNKYEQEKNHLENEVMTATEREKML; this is translated from the coding sequence ATGGATCGAGTGATGAGTCAAAGTTCTGGGTCTGAAGCAAATTCAGGGAGACGTTCTGGGGGTCCTATCTGCTATTGTGGAAAAGCGACTATTGTTGTAAAATCGTGGACAAACGATAATCCAGGAAGAAGATTCTACAGATGTGCTGTTCATGGGTTCTTTGGTTGGACAGATGAAGAAAAGCCGTGTGGTTGGCAGAAGATTAGCTTATTAGAAGCAAGAGATGAGCTTCGTCATCAGAAAGATGAAATCAAACTGCTTAAGGAATCTCTAAAAGCCATGAATGAACATGGTCTGAGTGGTGCGACGACGACGATGCATACTGGGTTAGTAAACAAATACGAGCAAGAGAAGAATCACCTTGAAAATGAAGTTATGACAGCtactgagagagagaaaatgctCTGA
- the LOC104733691 gene encoding uncharacterized protein LOC104733691, with protein MALDMVIETQKEQFAKLWDYEAELKRSNPDTHTSIVTIPQASGKQQFDKFYICFDALRRTWKSCCRPIIGLDGSFLKWELKGEILAAVGRDADNRIYLIAWAVVRVEDNDSWAWFVENLKKDLDLGLGSGLTVISDKQKGLLNVVADLLPNAEHRHCARHIYANWKKAHGDYSHEGYFWAIAYSPVEGDYRFNMSALKAYDEAAHDDLLKTEPKMWCRAFFSGHSSCEDVCNNLFESFNKTIKDSRKKPVLNMFEDVRRQAMKRISKRCDKTGKCQTKFPPHIMAIVEANRKHAKFCSVLKSSENVYEVLEGSGSFVVNLLHRSCACNQWNLTGIPCPHAMYVITEHNRDPEDYVDRHYLTTVWQANYKDNIQPVNGERLWLGTDKGSIEVPDKRKKRGRPKKYARIKEPGESSTNPTKATREGQTVTCTNCKQPGHNKGTCKNPAVQPAPTRKRGRPRKRLDNDDPWSIHNAPKRWQKAQTQSTPTVSQSQSVEEPHHSSAPAAGRGRARGRPPGTKNGEGKGRLRARGKGRGKDKDEAPKPPVFYVSMD; from the exons ATGGCATTAGATATGGTGATAGAAACCCAAAAAGAACAATTTGCGAAACTCTGGGATTATGAGGCTGAATTGAAGAGGTCAAATCCGGATACACACACATCGATTGTGACCATCCCTCAAGCGTCTGGTAAGCAACAGTTTGACAAATTCTACATTTGTTTTGATGCTTTAAGAAGAACATGGAAGTCTTGTTGTCGACCCATCATTGGACTTGATGGGTCATTCTTGAAATGGGAACTAAAAGGCGAGATCCTGGCGGCTGTTGGGAGAGATGCAGATAATAGAATCTATCTCATTGCTTGGGCAGTAGTTAGAGTGGAGGACAATGACTCATGGGCGTGGTTTGTTGAGAATCTGAAGAAGGATTTAGATTTGGGGTTGGGGAGTGGTTTGACTGTGATTTCCGATAAGCAGAAGGGGTTACTTAATGTTGTTGCTGACTTGCTTCCTAATGCAGAACATAGGCATTGTGCTCGTCACATATATGCAAACTGGAAGAAGGCACATGGTGACTACTCCCATGAAGGTTATTTCTGGGCAATTGCATATAGTCCAGTAGAAGGAGATTACCGGTTTAACATGAGCGCTCTGAAAGCTTATGATGAAGCTGCACATGATGATTTGCTGAAAACAGAACCAAAGATGTGGTGCAGAGCCTTCTTTAGTGGTCATTCTAGTTGTGAGGATGTTTGCAATAATTTATTTGAGAgcttcaacaaaacaatcaaagatTCTAGGAAGAAGCCAGTTTTAAATATGTTTGAGGATGTTAGGAGACAAGCAATGAAGCGTATTTCGAAGAGATGTGATAAGACTGGGAAGTGCCAAACTAAGTTCCCACCTCACATCATGGCAATCGTTGAGGCCAATCGCAAACATGCAAAGTTTTGTTCAGTTCTCAAAAGTAGTGAGAATGTCTACGAGGTGTTAGAAGGAAGTGGTAGCTTTGTGGTCAATCTTCTGCATAGGAGTTGTGCTTGTAACCAATGGAATCTCACAGGAATACCTTGTCCCCATGCAATGTATGTCATAACCGAGCATAATCGTGATCCAGAAGA CTATGTCGATAGACATTATCTGACCACTGTTTGGCAAGCGAACTACAAAGACAACATTCAACCTGTGAATGGAGAAAGATTGTGGCTTGGAACAGATAAAGGATCTATTGAAGTGCCTGACAAAAGGAAAAAGCGTGGGCGTCCTAAGAAATATGCTAGGATAAAGGAACCAGGTGAATCATCAACCAATCCGACTAAGGCTACAAGGGAAGGACAAACCGTAACTTGTACAAATTGCAAGCAACCAGGTCATAATAAAGGCACTTGCAAAAATCCGGCTGTACAACCAGCTCCTACACGCAAAAGAGGGAGACCAAGAAAGCGACTG GATAATGATGATCCATGGAGCATACACAATGCACCAAAGAGGTGGCAGAAAGCTCAAACCCAGTCCACTCCAACTGTTTCTCAAAGTCAATCCGTAGAAGAACCTCATCATTCAAGTGCTCCAGCAGCTGGTAGAGGACGTGCTCGTGGACGTCCTCCTGGAACTAAAAATGGTGAAGGCAAAGGTCGTCTCAGAGCTCGTGGTAAAGGTCGTGGCAAAGACAAAGATGAAGCTCCTAAACCACCTGTTTTTTATGTCTCCATGGACTGA
- the LOC104732306 gene encoding heat stress transcription factor A-5-like has protein sequence MNGALGNSSASVSGGEGVGGPAPFLVKTYEMVDDSSTDQIVSWSANNNSFIVWNHAEFSRLLLPTYFKHNNFSSFIRQLNTYGFRKIDPERWEFLNDDFIKDKKHLLKNIHRRKPIHSHSHPPASSADQERAALQDQMDKLSREKAAIEAKLLKFKQQKAVAKHQFEEMTEHVDDMEKRQKKLLNFLETAIRNPTFVKNFGRKVEQLDISAYNKKRRLPQVEQSKPPSEDSHLDNSSGSSRPESGNIFHQNFSNKLRLELSPAVSDMNMVSHSIQSSNEEGGSPKGILSGSDPKTTLTRREGPPFSPEALELADTGTCPRRLLLNDNTRVETLQQRLTSSEETDGSFSCHLNLTLASAPLPDKTASQIAKTTHKSQETGRCTELNFKSIETSAIEKNRGRQQKVASQAKAAPPARVNDVFWEQFLTERPGSSDNEEASSTYRGNPYEEQEDKRNGNIISRNTNHTKQLTL, from the exons ATGAATGGCGCATTAGGTAACTCCTCCGCATCCGTGAGCGGGGGAGAAGGAGTCGGAGGGCCTGCTCCTTTCTTGGTGAAGACCTACGAGATGGTAGATGATTCGTCTACAGACCAGATTGTATCGTGGAGCGCTAACAACAACAGCTTCATCGTTTGGAACCATGCGGAGTTTTCACGCCTTCTTCTTCCAACTTACTTCAAGCACAATAACTTCTCTTCTTTCATCCGTCAGCTCAATACCTAT GGGTTCCGGAAGATTGATCCAGAGAGGTGGGAATTTTTGAATGATGATTTTATCAAGGATAAGAAGCATCTTCTCAAGAATATACATAGAAGGAAACCTATACACAGCCACAGTCATCCACCTGCTTCGTCGGCTGATCAAGAAAGAGCAGCGTTGCAAGATCAAATGGACAAGCTTTCACGTGAAAAAGCTGCGATTGAAGCTaagcttttgaaattcaaacaACAGAAGGCTGTAGCGAAGCATCAGTTTGAAGAAATGACTGAGCATGTTGATGATATGGAGAAGAGGCAGAAGAAGCTGCTGAATTTCTTGGAAACGGCTATTCGGAATCCTACTTTTGTAAAGAATTTTGGTCGTAAAGTTGAGCAATTGGATATTTCAGCTTACAACAAAAAGCGAAGGCTCCCTCAAGTTGAGCAATCAAAGCCTCCTTCTGAAGATTCTCATCTGGATAATAGTAGTGGTAGCTCGAGACCCGAGTCTGGAAATATTTTCCATCAAAATTTCTCGAATAAATTGCGGCTAGAGCTTTCTCCAGCTGTTTCAGATATGAACATGGTTTCACACAGTATACAAAGTTCCAATGAAGAAGGAGGGAGTCCCAAGGGAATACTGTCAGGAAGTGATCCAAAAACTACACTAACCAGAAGAGAAGGCCCACCATTTTCACCTGAAGCACTAGAGCTTGCGGATACCGGGACATGCCCGAGGAGATTACTGTTAAATGACAATACAAGAGTGGAGACCTTGCAGCAGAGGCTAACTTCTTCAGAGGAGACAGATGGTAGCTTTTCATGTCATTTAAATCTAACGCTGGCTTCTGCTCCATTACCGGACAAGACAGCTTCACAGATAGCTAAGACAACTCATAAAAGTCAGGAGACTGGAAGATGTACTGAGTTAAACTTTAAATCCATAGAAACAAGTGCAATTGAGAAAAACCGGGGGAGACAACAAAAGGTTGCTAGCCAAGCAAAAGCAGCTCCTCCAGCAAGAGTGAATGATGTATTCTGGGAACAGTTCCTAACAGAAAGGCCGGGGTCTTCAGATAATGAGGAGGCAAGTTCTACTTATAGAGGAAACCCATACGAAGAGCAAGAGGACAAAAGAAACGGGAATATAATCTCACGTAATACAAATCATACTAAGCAGCTCACCTTATAA
- the LOC104732307 gene encoding uncharacterized protein LOC104732307 has translation MARWDQIFSLPVQNPALPEFSSADLVWSKVEGYRDNIDRLALIPYTRVDDFVRGESLNTDCPTSFHVEARRRKAKGKKYKPKVDGILEYILYWCSFGPDDNRTGGAVRPSRSTYVAKKNNAGRPNSKRGCRCHFIVKRLIAEPTVALVIYNNDKHVDEKGLPCHGPQDKKAAGTRAMFAPYISEDLRLRVLSLLYVGVSVETIMQRHNESVEKQGGPSNRDDLLTHRYVRRLERSIRRSTYELNEDDDVSISMWVESHQSHVFFFEGISDTDPFSLGIQTEWQLQQMIRFGNCRLLASDSRFGTNKLKYPIHSLVVFDSENKAIPVAWIIAPRFSSGDAYRWMRALCNRVHAKDPSWKVAGFIVDDPFADIITIRDVFQCPVLLSFWRVRHAWHKNIFKRCPETETRVEISRHLGEAVDKICRRQGTAILFDSFVEDFVGSPEFVEYFRAVWSPRIGAWTSALLSLPLASQETCAAMELYHYQLKCRLLNERDSEAYQRADWLVDKLGTKVHSYFWLDEYSGKDNFARYWKEEWVSGLTSFRKALSIPDSDVVMSGMSAKIRDECEGNEIHVVWNPGSQFGVCSCSWAEKGYICKHMIKLTQQCLGNRASRQSASLLQYYQTLINLLHCPPRDSLFRDYAVSLAVSVEKQINAPFNLQKSDANEGNLQREIAFSEPFNGKSLDENDLLDKHEGHSEVATDLDGELSKLPMSCLRACSENAEDIILGSAMELEPSPCLTKVAAGDLISTTLNETDNMNENCERGAKRVKIWAPEQGSV, from the exons ATGGCTAGATGGGATCAGATCTTCTCCTTACCTGTGCAAAACCCTGCTTTGCCAGAATTTTCTTCTGCCGATCTTGTTTGGTCGAAGGTTGAAGGTTACCGTGACAATATAGATAGGTTAGCTCTCATCCCGTATACTAGGGTGGATGATTTTGTAAGAGGTGAATCATTGAATACGGATTGTCCTACGAGCTTTCATGTTGAAGCTAGACGAAGGAAAGCCAAAGGGAAAAAATATAAGCCAAAGGTTGATGGCATCCTGGAGTATATTCT GTATTGGTGTTCCTTTGGACCGGATGACAATAGGACAGGCGGAGCTGTACGGCCAAGTAGGAGCACGTATGTTGCAAAAAAGAACAATGCAGGCCGACCCAATTCTAAGAGAGGTTGTAGGTGTCACTTCATTGTGAAACGCTTAATTGCAGAACCAACAGTGGCTTTAGTAATTTATAATAATGACAAGCATGTAGATGAAAAAGGTTTGCCCTGCCACGGTCCACAAGACAAAAAAGCGGCTGGAACAAGAGCCATGTTTGCTCCATATATATCAGAAGACCTTAGGCTACGGGTATTATCTTTGCTCTATGTGGGTGTCTCTGTGGAGACCATTATGCAAAGGCATAATGAATCAGTCGAAAAACAAGGTGGTCCAAGTAACCGAGATGATTTGTTAACTCATAGATATGTTCGAAGACTTGAGAGGAGTATCCGACGTTCAACATATGAGCTCAATGAGGATGACGATGTCAGCATCAGCATGTGGGTTGAAAGTCATCAAAGTCATGTGTTTTTCTTTGAAGGAATCTCTGATACAGACCCTTTTTCCTTGGGTATCCAAACTGAGTGGCAGTTGCAACAAATGATTCGTTTTGGAAACTGTAGACTTTTGGCTTCAGACTCGAGGTTTGGAACAAATAAACTAAAG TATCCTATCCACAGTCTTGTTGTGTTCGACTCTGAGAATAAGGCTATTCCAGTTGCTTGGATAATTGCACCACGATTTTCCAGTGGAGATGCATATAGATGGATGAGAGCACTTTGTAACCGAGTCCATGCCAAGGATCCCTCCTGGAAGGTGGCTGGGTTCATAGTTGATGATCCTTTTGCTGACATAATAACGATCAG GGATGTATTTCAGTGCCCGGTCTTGCTTTCCTTTTGGCGTGTTCGCCATGCATGGCATAAGAACATATTCAAGAGATGTCCAGAAACAGAGACACGTGTTGAGATTTCAAGACATCTTGGGGAGGCTGTAGATAAAATCTGTAGAAGGCAAGGAACAGCCATATTGTTTGACAGTTTTGTGGAGGATTTTGTTGGTAGTCCAGAATTTGTGGAGTACTTCAGAGCTGTTTGGTCTCCCAGAATAG GAGCTTGGACAAGTGCGTTACTATCTCTTCCCTTGGCAAGCCAAGAGACCTGTGCAGCGATGGAGCTTTACCACTATCAGCTGAAGTGCAGGCTTTTGAATGAGAGGGACTCTGAAGCTTATCAACGTGCTGATTGGTTGGTCGATAAGCTAGGGACAAAAGTACATTCTTACTTCTGGCTTGATGAATATTCTGGAAAAGATAATTTTGCCAGGTACTGGAAAGAGGAATGGGTGAGTGGGTTGACTTCCTTCCGCAAAGCATTGAGTATACCAGATTCTGATGTTGTTATGTCTGGTATGTCTGCAAAAATAAGAGATGAGTGTGAAGGCAACGAAATTCATGTTGTGTGGAATCCAGGGTCACAGTTTGGGGTTTGCAGTTGCAGCTGGGCAGAAAAGGGATACATATGTAAGCACATGATCAAACTTACACAACAGTGTCTTGGAAACAGAGCTTCTAGGCAGTCCGCGAGCCTTCTACAGTATTATCAGACCTTGATTAATCTTCTACACTGCCCACCTCGCGATTCCTTGTTTCGTGATTATGCAGTTTCTTTAGCCGTCTCTGTGGAAAAGCAAATAAATGCACCCTTCAATCTGCAAAAGAGCGATGCCAACGAAGGTAACTTGCAGAGAGAAATTGCTTTCAGTGAACCATTTAATGGAAAATCTCTTGATGAAAATGATTTGCTAGATAAACACGAGGGTCACAGCGAAGTTGCTACTGATTTAGATGGTGAGTTGAGTAAATTGCCAATGAGTTGTCTGAGGGCCTGCTCAGAAAATGCAGAAGACATTATTTTGGGTTCTGCAATGGAACTCGAACCTTCACCATGCTTAACCAAAGTTGCTGCAGGGGATCTTATCTCGACTACTCTGAATGAGACAGACAACATGAACGAGAACTGTGAAAGAGGTGCGAAAAGGGTGAAAATTTGGGCACCCGAGCAAGGGAGTGTATGA
- the LOC104732309 gene encoding putative defensin-like protein 89: MNKSKFIVIDGPIVQMGSQVTFDLLGVLYNQILLFLFHVFVYELLTGQKTQCYSNLVCNNNTSTCVELCRAKNYALGGVCFPRVNRCCCYITLESQESSISKDTNN, encoded by the exons ATGAATAAGAGCAAGTTCATCGTCATCGATGGTCCTATT GTTCAAATGGGGAGTCAGGTGACATTTGATCTTTTAGGTGTCCTTTACAACCAG atactATTATTCTTGTTTCATGTGTTTGTTTATGAACTTTTAACAGGGCAAAAGACGCAATGTTACTCAAACCTAGTATGTAACAACAACACATCGACATGCGTTGAGCTTTGCAGAGCTAAAAATTACGCATTAGGAGGGGTTTGTTTTCCTCGTGTCAACCGCTGCTGTTGCTATATTACTCTCGAATCTCAAGAGTCTTCGATATCTAAGGATACCAATAATTGA